The stretch of DNA TTTATATGCCATCAATCATTAATTTTATACTgatatgcaatttttttaattaatttcattgcAGAAACTAAAGCTTGGGAGGTGGATACATTGCGAGGCCATATGAATAACGTTTCATCTGTTATGTTCCATGCAAAACAGGACATAATTGTATCAAACTCTGAAGATAAGAGCATCCGTGTCTGGGATGCTACCAAGCGAACTGGACTTCAAACTTTCCGTCGTGAACATGATAGATTCTGGATTCTTGCAGTTCACCCTGAGATGAATTTACTAGCAGCAGGACATGACAGTGGCATGATCGTGTTCAAACTTGAGAGAGAACGTCCTGCATTTGCTTTGAGTGGTGATTCTTTGTTCTATGCCAAGGATAGATTCTTGCGGTACTACGAATATTCTACTCAAAGAGACTCCCAAGTTATCCCTATACGGCGTCCTGGTACTCCAAGCTTGAATCAAAGTCCGAGGACTCTATCATACAGTCCGACTGAAAATGCAGTTTTGATCTGCTCAGATCTGGATGGTGGTTCTTATGAGTTGTACATCATACCGAAAGATAGTGTTGGCAGGAGTGACGTTGTGCAAGATGCAAAGAGAGGGACAGGTGGCTCTGCAGTATTCATTGCCCGTAACCGGTTTGCTGTTCTCGAGAAAAGCACCAGCCAGGTGCTAGTCAAGAATCTAAAGAATGAGGTGGTTAAAAAGAGTTCTCTTCCTATCCCCACCGATGCTATCTTTTATGCCGGAACTGGAAATTTACTTTGTCGATCTGAGGATAAAGTAGTTATATTTGACCTCCAGCAaaggcttgttcttggtgaacTTCAGACACCATTTGTTAGGTACGTTGTTTGGTCTAGTGATATGGAGAGTGTTGCTTTGCTCAGCAAACATACTATAATTATCGCGAGCAAAAAACTTGTTCTCCAGTGCACGCTTCATGAGACGATACGTGTGAAAAGTGGAGCTTGGGACGATAATGGTGTCTTCATTTACACGACTTTGAATCATATCAAGTACTGTCTTCCGAATGGAGATAGTGGAATCATCCGAACCCTGGATGTCCCAATCTATATCACCAAGGTGTCTGGTAATACAATATTTTGCTTGGATCGGGATGGGAAAAACAATGCTATCTCCATTAATGCAACCGAGTACATTTTCAAGCTTTCACTTCTGAGAAAGAGATATGATCATGTAATGAGCATGATAAAAAACTCCCAGCTATGTGGACAGGCTATGATTGCTTACCTGCAGCAGAAAGGATTCCCTGAGGTTGCCCTCCATTTTGTTGAAGATGAGAGGATCCGATTCAACCTGGCTCTTGAAAGTGGCAACATCAGTGTGGCTGTTGCGTCCGCTACACAGATTAACGAGAAAGACCACTGGTATAAACTTGGGGTGGAGGCTCTTCGCCAAGGTAATTCTGGAATTGTTGAGTTTGCATACCAGCAGACAAAGAACTTTGAGAGGTTATCGTTTCTTTATCTCATTACTGGTAATTTGGACAAGCTTTCAAAGTTGATGAAGATTGCGGAAGTGAAGAACAACGTGATGGGTCAGTTTCACAATGCTCTCTACCTAGGAGATGTTAAAGAGCGTGTTAAAATTCTGGAGAATGCTGGTCATTTGCCTCTAGCTTATATCACGGCTTCGGTTCATGGCTTAAATGATATTGCTGAGCGACTGGCAACCGAGCTAGGAGACAACGTGCCCTCATTGCCTGAAGGGAAAACTCCATCGCTTCTTATGCCACCGACACCAGTCATGTGTGGTGGTGATTGGCCTCTTCTGAGAGTGATGAAAGGAATATTTGAAGGAGGACTTGAGAGTGCAGACAGAGGAGGTActgctgatgaagaagatgttgatggCGATTGGGGTGAGGAACTTGACATAAATGTTGATGGAATGGAAAACAGAGACATTGAAGACATTTTGGCGGCTGCTGAAGGAGGTGAAGAAGATAACGATGAGGAAGTTGGATGGGGACTTGAAGACTTGGATCTCCCACCAGAGCTTGACACTCCTAAAGCCTCTGCTAATGCACGTTCTTCGGTTTTTGTGACACCTCCCCAAGGTATGCCCGTAAGTCAGATCTGGAGCCAGAAATCTTCTCTTGCTGCTGAGCAAGCTGCAGCTGGAAGCTTCGACACTGCAATGCGTCTGCTCCACAGACAGCTTGGTATAAAGAACTTTACACCTTTGAAATCGATGTTTCTTGATCTGTTCAATGGCAGTCATAGCTATCTGCGTGCGTTTTCTTCATCTCCTGTTGTTCCACTTGCCATTGAGCGAGGATTGAGCGAGTCTTCCAGTCCCAACGTCCGTGGCCCACCagctcttgtttatgatttctCTCAGCTAGACGAGAAGCTCAAATCTGGCTACAAAGCCACAACAAGTGGGAAATTCACTGAGGCTCTCCGTCTCTTCCTTTCTATCCTCCACACCATCCCTCTAGTGGTAGTCGAGACAAGAAGAGAAGTCGATGAGGTTAAGGAACTAATCGTTATCGTTAAAGAATATGTCCTTGGTCTTCAAATGGAGCTCAGGAGGAGAGAAATGAGAGATGATCCGGTGAGGCAGCAAGAGCTCGCTGCTTACTTCACTCACTGCAACCTCCAAACACCTCACTTACGGCTCGCGCTGCTTAGTGCAATGGGCGTCTGCTACAAGGCAAAGAACCTCGCAACTGCTTATAATTTCGCAAGAAGGCTGTTGGAATCAAACCCAGTGGAGAACCAGGCCAAGATGGCAAGACAAGTTGTGCAAGCCGCTGAACGTAACATGACCGACGCAACCAAGCTAAACTACGACTTCAGAAACCCGTTTGTGATATGTGGGTCCACATATGTCCCGATCTACAAAGGACAGAAAGACGTTTCATGTCCTTACTGTACGGCCCGGTTTGTACCAAGCCAAGAAGGAAACATATGCACAGTCTGTGATCTAGCAGTGATTGGTGCAGACGCATCTGGTTTGCTATGCTCTCCATCTCAAGTCCGTTGATCAGTTCAGATTCATTATCAATACAGAGATACTTCATTAACAGAAATAAGAGTGTTGAGCTTTTCgttttgtgattttggtgtACTTACCAATCAGGTTTGTGGATTTTTCTCGTTGCAGGTcctattactctttttttttttttttaagtcttttaaagttgtttcttatcttttagCAACAACGACACATGAGTACTTTAGCTTCGTGctttatataatcttttttgatGCATAGTAGTCTTTGAAATCCCGTGCTGgatcattttaaaatttcaatttcgaaagtttatgatttagtgaaaattttaatgttttttttgagtCTCTCGTcactaataacaaatttatcaACAACGGAATGGAgcgataaaaaaacaaatactgtaTACATTTATTGATCCGTACATCGGTACATGTTTCTCATTATCATTTgagtttttcttaaaaaaaaaggattgatcCGACTGAACCCGATAGTAACACAACAACGTTAAACACATcagaaaacacaacaacaactttcGAACAAGATTCCACAAATCTCTACCTCATTGCTGAGAACTCATAATCCCCGTAGCCCCTCCGCTGTAGAAACTCACGATGACCAGTTGTGTTCACCGTTTTAGACAAAAAATAACCAACACAAGAAGTGGAGCAAATACTGAACCAGACGACTCCAAAACTATTTTGTGTGGACAACGCTTCTTGCAATAAGAGCAAAATGGTCGAGTCATATGATGATCGTTGGACAGAACATATATCTTCTGTCCAATGAAGGAGAAGCTTTGAATGAGCAACATATGAACAACCTTCCTTGATGCAAGAGTAACCACCGTAATCATTGTCGATCTTTCTACGACAAACACAACAAGACCAATCTCCTTGACCAAAAGATTGAGTAAAAGAGATACGATGGGGATGGCGAGATATCCTTATGAGACGTGGTAAGCTGATACACCTTTGATGGGCCACAAAGTCACAAGGGGGACATATATAGAAAGGACAGCTTGTATGTGTCAAGGAACAAAGGCTGCAAGCAAAGGGACTCTGTCTTGGAAACAGAGCAAGAGTATGCTCATGCCACTTCGAATGGTCTACAGAAAAGACTGGTGGTTTCTCCACACAAGCTATGTTCATACCATAGTCGCAAGCTGAGCAATAATAAAATAGCTCTTGGAGACCTTCATCACAACAATAGCATTGCCTCGTTTCATGAGACTTTTGCAACAAAGCAAGCTGAAGAGAATGTCTTGGATGAAGAGGGTGCTTGATCTCAACAGGTGCCTTGTTATGTTCATCATGGTTCTTGCCATTGCAACCACGGCAGAAAAAATGGGTAGCGTCTTCTCCTGTTGACCTGAACTTCAACCAGAACAAAGGGAAACAACACAGTTTGTAATTGGTTCCCCACGAGAACTCTTCATCAACGTgtagttttcctttttccaacCTTACTGCTACTTGAGGGCATAAGGACATAAGCTTCTCCCACTTTGGATCCATAGTCATGACGAGGGAGACTATTTTACGAATGAGTGATATGAGCTCAGGTTCTGGCTCAAGACTTAATGTTTCACCAAAGAGTGGCAAGACCTCCAAATCCTGCTCCAACAAGGGATCTATGTAGTTGTCGAGATCTGCTTTCTTAGTGATGAATGATATGAGCTTCCTTAGTGGCTCCGGCTGCGAATCCAAATCCATAGAGTTGTAGGTAGAGATGGTTTGAGTAATGAGTGACATGAGCTCCGACTCCTGCTGCGTTACAAACATAGCATATTCACAGAATACACTACTAACATAGCTTATCTGAACAATGCGTGCAATGATTTCAGTATTAGCATCCCCATTATCCACTTCCCAAGGGTCCTCCATAGATATGAGTTCAGAAATGGCTGATATGAACTCCCCCTCCAAAGCCATAGTGTTGTTGTAAAAAGAGTATTTTGAGTAACAAAAGATATGAGAGATTTTGAGTAATGAGTGTGATGatttctctgtctttttttctttcttttgtgattTAACTCAGtgctctctatatttttttagtgcTTATAGCGTATTTAATGTTATCACCAGCCAATACAGATCCACAACCTTCCAAATTAAATGCATTGTATGATTGTATCTAACAATGTTTTCATTTCCCCCGACTAACTAAGTTCGAGTGTTCGACATATAAGCCTATGTGGATTTTTCTATCTTAATAGAAAACATATGGTAGCCTCCATTAATTTGTGATTATTTTCAGAATAATTCAAAGTAACCAGATTCAAGTTGTGATTAAAGACTAAAGACGACGATGTTTAAAGGCtacatttatcttcttttgtttaaagGCTACAAGCAAAGTTCtgtgataaattaataatagcTAGAAGAGCTTCTTCTTTTGTCCCGAACCGGTCGGTCGAAAccagatttttatgtttttggttcaAATTGGTTTAGCAATGTGTTAAATTCGGCTTCATTTTGAATCATGTTCAGTTTACAATTCGTTGAACCGATTGGTTACCTCTTTTTATTAGAATTTAAAAAACACCTAAAGTAAACTAAAATGTATACCGAAATTAAAtcgaattaaaccaaaaatatataaattgaactGATTTTACCCAATTTGACCTAGCGTTAACCCCCAAAAATTTTGGTAACAATTCATTAACCAAAATTTGAACCGAACCGATGATTTATTAGGTTAATTTCAGCAATAATTTCTAAGAACTGAATGAACCAGATCGATTCGATTTCGGTTAACTGAACTCACATGGCGAGTTTGTTCATACAATCATACTTGATAAATATACATTTTGCCTTTCGAATGTAAGTTTGGTGttaataacattatatatatatatatatatataaatctacatttttatatacatttatatataaatatacattttaaataACCGACTCAAGGCATAGCACATGAAACTTGAAaacttgtattaaaattttatataaatatatatttttaataaactaaaaaaattatagcgcgaaaaaaaaaaattagtatgatatttgagagtctattttatttgttataaaaatacatatgtaaaagtattttacttatgttttacttatgttttgtttatattatacaaatgttttgctaatttttttttgttattttacttttctttttaaaatatatgtaagatgttacacaaaatatatgtatatttttatagaaTTCAATGTAAACTATGCTCaatatatcctactatattaattgagaagtacaaatatataagTAACCTTATAATGTGTAAAAAagtacattcaattgccattagaaaaacttaattaagattaattaattaattaaataaatataaataattaaaaaacgaaaatatgagataaatcaaataaaagaaattgtagaaatgtaaaaaacaaaatctattagaatcagaACTAATTcgtactaaaaaaaattaacagataaGATTTAGTtgctttttttatatgttaagttatatctttttatttacttcaCAACTATAATAAGGATTTcatttaattgataaaagtttaaacaattttattcattaaatgtaaatgttttattgataggttttcaataaacatttttaaaatacaaaaattataatataagcaacaaatttttaatcacataCCATTACaaaaaacataataacaaaataaattattacaaattttcatcaaaaaaaattcatcccACAGTTTTCCGTGGGATAGTACCTAGTATCAAACAATCAAGATTATAGAATCAGTCTGCTCAACTTAGCATCCCGAAGAAAAGAAATTCTTATATCAGAGTTCCAAAACATTGGATGGTTAAAAAAGTAAATTGCATATTAAAAGGTGGTCTTGTTAAGTGAATTCCAAATTAGTAGACAAGAAGAATATGGCATTACCGTAAATTAAGGTTGATCTTCAGCAATTGGTAGATGAGGTTGAAAGCTTCATGATGCTTTACGTTGGAGGGGTTAACTTTATTGTTCGCCAAAATGTTGAAATCAAGATCAGTTTCACGTCCAAAAGGATGGTGACCCAATAGCGTAAAATAGGACACAACCAAAGCTAAACATATCAACTGCTTCATTTTCGTTTTCCTTGTGAAGCTGCTCTGGTGCTTGCCATCCCGGACTGCGATGACCTGAAAATTTTATGcattcatttaaaaataaattgtgtaaAAGTTGATCATGAGCATAATTACTGATTCAACCATAATACATTCCGTCACATACTTACATGCACATGAATTTAGCTTGCATTTTCATTACCAACCTAGGCCATTACATTTTTCTGTAAATCAATATGGTGATCTACCAAACACAATAATGATAAACTTACATGTGGCAAGGTGCTCATCAAAGGATGGGTTATGCTCATTGAGACGCTTGCTAATCCCCATATCAGAATCTTTGCAATCAATGTCTCCCCTTTAGCTATTATTAGCACATTTTGTGGCTTCAAGTTTCGGTGAATTATGCTCAACTTGTGTAAGTGGACAAGACCACAAACTATATCTCTACATCGTAGCAGAAACAGTTCGAAGAATACAGGGATACTTCATTAATAGAAATAAGAGTGTTGAGCTTTTGGTATTTTGTGATTGTGGTGTACTTACCAATCAGGTTTGTGGATTTTTCTTGTTGCAGGTCCtattactccttttttttttaagtcttttaaagttgtttcttatcttttagCAACAACGTCACATGAGTACTTTAGCTTCGTGctttatataatcttttttgatGCATAGTAGTCTTTGAAATCCCGTGCTGgatcattttaaattttcaatttcaaaagtttatgatttagtgaaaattttaatgtttttttttgagtcttCGTCACtaataacaaattaatcaaCAACGGAATGGAgcgataaaaaaaacaaatactgtaTACATTTATGGGTTGATCCGTAGGCATCTCAATGAAGACAAATACATGTTAACAAACATAAGAACGACAGACAAGGCTTCTCCAATAAAAAGTATTTACAATTAACTAGTCAAGATCACCAGCTTTAAAGTCTCAGACAACAAGCAAAATAATATTTCCTACAGTATGGAAACACAAATGAACCAAGGCTTGTCTAAGCTTTGATCTTAATATCACTCCAGTCTCCTACATCACTTTCTTCTTACTCcatatagtttttattttgaatttttaattcttttcgaGGCTTTAAGAAGATAGAAACTATATGGAGTAAGAAGAAAGTGATGTAGGAGACTGGAGTGATATTAAGATCAAAGCTACAAAAGGGTGtatagtcctaaagctacaatatccaaataccgtCCTCTACTCTGCCTTGACTAGTCGGACGAAGACATTAGATCAGAAGTCATCAAAAGCTTGTAGACAGAAGTGACTCCGAGAAGGTGAAAGCATTTCCGCATAACAATATATAGATGTTGCTTCACATAGTATGAGAATCCAAACCGTAACCTAagaaaggttttaaaaaggaCCAATGTTTCTAGTGACGATCAAGAAATTAAAGTTGTTTGGTGTATAGTTACAGAGGAACTTGCACAGTACCCTCGGTAACAAGTTGGTACATACCTCCTAAACAGTCTGTTCTAAATATCTAATCGTATATTTtcatcagaaaacaaaacagagctaTGGACTGATCATCGATCATGCGTAACCTACCTCGTGTAATTTCTGCTTTCGTGTAATCTATTGTCCTAGTACCGGGCTTGTTCACCCCGGAGTTTGTCGATTAGAACTAAGATCGGATGTTCTTTTGCAACTTTTTTATTCTCCGGATTTAACAACCAGTACTCATAGAGTTTCACTCTAATTTGACTGTTTTGGTTGGGAAAAAAAGATGAATGTAAAGTGAAATGTTTTTAAAGGAGGGAAAAAGATACTGGAAGATATTAAAGAAGACAAaccattctttttatttttttttgttacatttggTTTGTCCCATGAGAGAGAGACAGACCTCTAACATAGAAAGGAAATcaccaaaactaattaattaaaacacacCCTAGCTAACCATACCCTATTAATCTACCTAACCGTAGTCTTGTTTCAGTACCTATGAATAAAATCTTGTCTGGTCTTTTTGAACGTGTTTTCCCCTCTagagattgataaaaaaaattgtagttaaAAAACAATTGTAATTAGAAAATTGTTAGAGCATGTCCACTTGTGTATTTAAGCGTTACTCATACAATTtctagggaaaaaaaaaaagaaaaactaaaagaatgaCTTGCCTGCCTAagtgactttgttttttttttttttttttttttttttttNttttttttttttttttttttttttttttttttttttttttttttttttttttttttttttttttttttttttttttttctctgttctctCTCCTAAAGTAACCGTTCAAAACCGCCGTTTTCTCTTCACCATTTCCGGCCGACGTCGGCTTCTCTGGCGTCGGTCGGATCttgtcttcttattttcttcgtTTTTGCTTCATTTGTATAAATCTAGATGATATTCTATGGCAAATCGTGATCTCAAAATCCATGTCTTTTGCCTTCTCACTGTGTTGTTACTAAATCTGAGACCCTCAATCACCATCTTGTCTTCTCTCACGACTTGGGTGTCATTCCATATCCCGATTTTATCGCCCTGTTTGCAAACGGTGGTTTCGAGAATAGATGATGTTGCGGTTTGTGATTGTTGCGTCCAAAATCATTCTCACAGTCTTggtcatcttctctctctctgtgggagcGTATTTCCGACCCGATTTTGGTCTCAACCCAAGGTTTATGGTGTCGGCTTCTTTCCGTCTTCAAACGGTGTCTGTCGTTTCTACATCGAAACGTTctaattttattacaaaagagTTTGTGTTCCTCGGATTTTTCTTTCTGATTCGGGAATTGCGAGTGAATTTTGGATCTGGGATCCTGGAATACTCTTTTGTTGCTCTGTTGTTTATCTGTTGAATCTACAGAAACACCAACTTTTTTATAAAGACATAGAGAAGCAATATGTTCTGATTTATATTGATTGTCTTTGGTGGTTAAAAAATGGGTCAGCGAGATTTACAATGGAATCTATGAACATGATTCACTCTCATGTCGTTAGTGTGACTGAAGGAATGACAGTCCCGTGGGTAAACAAGTTGACACATGAACATGGCCATAACCCTCTTTGTCTGACgtttgatggagaagaagatgaaggattGGTTCTGTTGTTCCTCTCAACTATCAATGCGCTTCAATATAGGCCAAACCCACCGTTCCAATTGGACCTTATTTGGCTAGGCAGACTTCCATTTAGTCTTTGGAGACACTGGAAATGTAATGTGGTATGGAAACAACCATGGATGAGAAGACATTGGATCTTTACAAACGATCATAGTGAAAATTTGCCGGAATTATCAAGTATATTGATCTCCAGAAGGCGACAAAATTTAGAATCATTTCCAACAACATTAGATCTATTTTTTTCTAGTTAAAGTAATGTTAATGACATTTTGGAGTTTCAGCAGTAAGCTGATAGCCTTAAAAAATGTGTGAAGGGGGGCCTTAACAGATTTTATCTGTTGCCTGTAAGACTAATTAACAGCAGGGTCACTTCCACTCCTTCACTGAAATTGTATCAATTTCATGTATTTGCGTATACCGGTTGTATTGGATTGCTTCTGtattttgtaaacactttttgatatcaatatatttgatttgtggaaaaaaaaaaactaaaagaattgGGTCAAAACACATACTCCgtttaataatatatgatattttagaggttttttcttgtttcataatataagatgttttcatttttctaagtaatttttagattctttttatattttttattatttattttatgcagtcttgtttatgattggttgaacttcttttgaagtggttatttcttaatctgcgtgctttcactcaaaacatctttTAAAGGGAGTAGAACCGTTGCTCTGGGGAGCATAGGAAGGAACCCTGAAGACATGCTACGTGTTAATTTCTCATTGGcttttgataaaatataaaaaagatttttttttttttttctctcattttcttcttctcttttccctaatctctctctttcctctgtcGACAAAACGCGAAACGGTGAATTCGATCGCTTGATCCGGCTTCAAAAACACAACGAAACTATCAATCACAGATCCACAGTAAGCTATGAGGAGAGTCACCGGACTTGCTGGGCGCACAATCTCATCCTCCGTCACAATCCATCCACCGGACTTccatttttcttctatttttttctctctcgccCGAAACAGCGATTGCCGATGCGATTCACCTCAAATCCAGTACGTGATCTTCCTCTTCGATTCATTTCgatttcttcctctttttgttcGATCTAATTTCGATTTCGATGAAGCTAAGATTTACAGTTTTGTGAtctttgagtttgtttgtttgtttgtttgtttcctttagATTCAATGGCTGTGATTTATATTGAATCGATATATACACTCTGATGATTTTTCGATTTTTGTTTGCCTTGATGACGATGTAGCATTGAATGTAAGATTAGAACGATTGAGCTTGATTGCAAACGTATCAAGCTTCAGATTTGGGacacatgattttaaaataagaacgaTCAGACCAAAATCAATTTGGAAACAGAGAGAATGATAGTGTCCTGATTTCTCTGCAGCTTTTGGCAACTCTGCTTCTGTTCAGTGCTCTTGCTATGGAGGTAATCATCTTGATGCCTTCTCCTTTCACTCATAAGTTTGTAAGACTCCAATTTTGAAAACTAGAAGCATAGGAGAGTTCTTCGATAGTGATCTTTGGATAATGTAGCAGTATATAGTTGGTTAGTATATGTATAAGTGTGGTttctgttttgttggtttaggtttgtaAAGGATCCTACCAGCAGAGACATTGATCGATTTTTGTTGGTgcatttttatataagatttgaTTGAGTTCATAAAAAATCAAGCATGTGTTCTGTGtcggaatgaagaagaagaatgtttgATCTGGATTTGAGATTGGTTTGGTACTTATAGCTTACACAGAGTCATTAGACAGTAGATAACTGGTTGTTTGTGGTTGTCTTCTGTCTCCACTAACTGCTATATATCTCTTCATGTTGTTTGTAGATGGATGGCACAACCCTGTAAAAATCCCGTTTGAGCCCATCTCTAGATTCGAGGGTGACAACATGATTGAGAGGTCCACCAACCTTGACTGGTACAAGGGACCAACCCTCCACGAGTCTCTTCTTGAGGCGCTTCCAGGCGCTTACTAATCGTAATAAGTCGCGAAGCTTGTTATACCTATATGTCCTTACAAATTGGGCTTTTTTAGCTTGTTGAACTTGTTGGACTTGTTGGACTTGTTGGACTGGTGGGGCAATTTCATCGACCAAGTCTTTGTCTAGCCATTGATTCCACGTGCTTGCTCCCATAACAATTCGTGCATTACGTTCTAGTAAGTTCGAGATTGTAGAATCAGCGATCTCAACTCGATCACTAGCATCCCGAAGAAAAGAGAGTCTCATATTGGAGTCCCAAAACAATGGATGATTAAGTACTTCTATAGCTGTAGGGCTgcacaaagaaaacaaaaaaagcaagcTGAATATTAGAAAGAAGAATATGAGACTCGAAGCTTCATGAAATTAGTAGACAAGAAGAATATGGCATTACCGTAAATTAGGCTTGAGGTTCAGCAATTGGTTGATGAGGTTTGAAGCTTCATGATGTTTTACGTTGAAGGAGTTGACTCAATTGTTCGCCAAGATATTGTCATTACGACAAGTTGCACGTCCAAAAGGATGGTAACCTGTTATGGCGTAGGATAGGACACAGCCAAACCTAAACATGTCAACtgcttcattttcatttttcttgcgAAGCTGCTCTGGTGCTTGCCATCCTGGACTGCCATAACCTGAAAATTTTATGCATTCATTTAGAAAAAATTGTGTAAAAGTTGTTTCATGAGCATAATCATTGATTCAACCATAACACATTCCACCACATACTTACATGCACATGAATTTAGCTTTGCATTTTCATTACCAACCTAGGCCATTACATTATTCTACAAATCAATATGGTGATCTATCTACCAAACACAACAATGAGGAACTTACATGTGGCAAGGTCCTCATCAAACGATGGGTTATCCTCATGCTTACTAATCCCCATGTCAGAAATCTTTGCAATCAAATTCCCCCCTTTACATACTATTAGCACATTTTTTGGCTCCAAGTTTCTGTGAATTATGTTCAAGTTGTGTAAGTGGGCGAG from Camelina sativa cultivar DH55 chromosome 9, Cs, whole genome shotgun sequence encodes:
- the LOC104714536 gene encoding coatomer subunit alpha-1, translated to MLTKFETKNNRVKGLSFHPKRPWILASLHSGVIQLWDYRMGTLIDRFDEHEGPVRGVHFHNSQSLFVSGGDDYKIKVWNYKTHRCLFTLLGHLDYIRTVQFHHEYPWIVSASDDQTIRIWNWQSRTCVSVLTGHNHYVMCASFHPKEDLVVSASLDQTVRVWDIGALRKKTVSPADDIMRLTQMNSDLFGGVDAIVKYVLEGHDRGVNWAAFHPSLPLIVSGADDRQVKLWRMNETKAWEVDTLRGHMNNVSSVMFHAKQDIIVSNSEDKSIRVWDATKRTGLQTFRREHDRFWILAVHPEMNLLAAGHDSGMIVFKLERERPAFALSGDSLFYAKDRFLRYYEYSTQRDSQVIPIRRPGTPSLNQSPRTLSYSPTENAVLICSDLDGGSYELYIIPKDSVGRSDVVQDAKRGTGGSAVFIARNRFAVLEKSTSQVLVKNLKNEVVKKSSLPIPTDAIFYAGTGNLLCRSEDKVVIFDLQQRLVLGELQTPFVRYVVWSSDMESVALLSKHTIIIASKKLVLQCTLHETIRVKSGAWDDNGVFIYTTLNHIKYCLPNGDSGIIRTLDVPIYITKVSGNTIFCLDRDGKNNAISINATEYIFKLSLLRKRYDHVMSMIKNSQLCGQAMIAYLQQKGFPEVALHFVEDERIRFNLALESGNISVAVASATQINEKDHWYKLGVEALRQGNSGIVEFAYQQTKNFERLSFLYLITGNLDKLSKLMKIAEVKNNVMGQFHNALYLGDVKERVKILENAGHLPLAYITASVHGLNDIAERLATELGDNVPSLPEGKTPSLLMPPTPVMCGGDWPLLRVMKGIFEGGLESADRGGTADEEDVDGDWGEELDINVDGMENRDIEDILAAAEGGEEDNDEEVGWGLEDLDLPPELDTPKASANARSSVFVTPPQGMPVSQIWSQKSSLAAEQAAAGSFDTAMRLLHRQLGIKNFTPLKSMFLDLFNGSHSYLRAFSSSPVVPLAIERGLSESSSPNVRGPPALVYDFSQLDEKLKSGYKATTSGKFTEALRLFLSILHTIPLVVVETRREVDEVKELIVIVKEYVLGLQMELRRREMRDDPVRQQELAAYFTHCNLQTPHLRLALLSAMGVCYKAKNLATAYNFARRLLESNPVENQAKMARQVVQAAERNMTDATKLNYDFRNPFVICGSTYVPIYKGQKDVSCPYCTARFVPSQEGNICTVCDLAVIGADASGLLCSPSQVR
- the LOC104714537 gene encoding uncharacterized protein LOC104714537 — encoded protein: MALEGEFISAISELISMEDPWEVDNGDANTEIIARIVQISYVSSVFCEYAMFVTQQESELMSLITQTISTYNSMDLDSQPEPLRKLISFITKKADLDNYIDPLLEQDLEVLPLFGETLSLEPEPELISLIRKIVSLVMTMDPKWEKLMSLCPQVAVRLEKGKLHVDEEFSWGTNYKLCCFPLFWLKFRSTGEDATHFFCRGCNGKNHDEHNKAPVEIKHPLHPRHSLQLALLQKSHETRQCYCCDEGLQELFYYCSACDYGMNIACVEKPPVFSVDHSKWHEHTLALFPRQSPFACSLCSLTHTSCPFYICPPCDFVAHQRCISLPRLIRISRHPHRISFTQSFGQGDWSCCVCRRKIDNDYGGYSCIKEGCSYVAHSKLLLHWTEDICSVQRSSYDSTILLLLQEALSTQNSFGVVWFSICSTSCVGYFLSKTVNTTGHREFLQRRGYGDYEFSAMR
- the LOC109126507 gene encoding inactive serine/threonine-protein kinase/endoribonuclease IRE1-like, which translates into the protein MWMWILAVIPVVYVVVCVFKRFSSKGKGFTKRNVNEQTLTNSVPCASELGKEDAIINEQIDTDSVICTSGSGEGDHVTKEETYAEESDESVLPEDNFLFEWYPEESLIEIYDEAGNGLGRFVTDKLHLSAKKIKYGSNDSEVFEGIYERRLVAVKLLDLPYGNIADKNEAEILYASDDHSNIIRLHGFEHDKDVAYLCLERWSWNLVDLINSCERNLNNSTKGVAPSDSLEDDLVKFKLWKERGIPLPLLIKLMRDIVSGLAHLHNLNIIHRNLEPKNVLIVCKGGNLIAKISDMGISKHEDNPSFDEDLATCYGSPGWQAPEQLRKKNENEAVDMFRFGCVLSYAITGYHPFGRATCPSNLINQLLNLKPNLRPTAIEVLNHPLFWDSNMRLSFLRDASDRVEIADSTISNLLERNARIVMGASTWNQWLDKDLVDEIAPPVQQVQQVQQVQQAKKAQFVRTYRYNKLRDLLRLVSAWKRLKKRLVEGWSLVPVKVGGPLNHVVTLESRDGLKRDFYRVVPSIYKQHEEIYSS